One genomic window of Phalacrocorax aristotelis chromosome 23, bGulAri2.1, whole genome shotgun sequence includes the following:
- the RPL23 gene encoding large ribosomal subunit protein uL14 — MSKRGRGGSSGAKFRISLGLPVGAVINCADNTGAKNLYIISVKGIKGRLNRLPAAGVGDMVMATVKKGKPELRKKVHPAVVIRQRKSYRRKDGVFLYFEDNAGVIVNNKGEMKGSAITGPVAKECADLWPRIASNAGSIA, encoded by the exons ATGTCGAAGCGAG GACGCGGCGGTTCCTCCGGCGCGAAGTTCCGCATCTCCCTGGGTCTCCCGGTGGGAGCCGTGATCAACTGCGCGGATAACACAG GTGCCAAGAACCTGTACATCATCTCCGTGAAGGGGATCAAGGGGCGCCTGAACAGGTTGCCGGCGGCTGGTGTGGGCGACATGGTGATGGCTACTGTCAAGAAGGGCAAGCCGGAGCTGAGGAAGAAGG TCCACCCAGCAGTGGTTATTCGGCAGCGGAAATCGTACAGGAGAAAAGACGGGGTGTTTCTCTATTTTGAAGACAATGCAGGAGTGATAGTAAATAACAAAGGCGAAATGAAAG gctctgCAATCACAGGCCCCGTGGCTAAGGAGTGTGCAGATCTGTGGCCCAGGATAGCCTCCAATGCAGGAAGCATTGCATAA